Genomic segment of Euwallacea fornicatus isolate EFF26 chromosome 11, ASM4011564v1, whole genome shotgun sequence:
CGTGGGGGCCATCCACGTGGGCTCGTACCTGGAGTAGGCCGTGGGGGGGTACCCCGTGGGAGTAGTAAAAATGTTCCTGGGCAGGGACGTTATTCCGTGCTGCGTGAGCGGATCGCCGAAGAAAGCTTTAGGGTAGGCCTGCGCCGACCTGTAGGGCCTCTtcatcctcctcctcctcctgtAGTTCCCGTTCTCGAACATGTCCTCGTACTGGGGGTCCAAGGTCCAGTAGTTGCCCTTCCTCTCGCCGCCGCCCTCCCTTGGCACCTTCACGAAGCACTCGTTCAAGCTGAGGTTGTGCCGAATCGAGTTCTGCCACCCCTTCTTGTTGTTCCTCTCGAAAAAGGGAAACTTCGAGGTGATATAAGCGTAAATCTCAGACAGGGTCGCTCGCTTCAGCGGCGAGGCCTGAATGGCCATGGCGATGAGGGCCACGTACGAGTAAGGAGGCTTGCTGAGCGAGGTCGCGCCCCCGTTCGTGGGAGTCGTCGAGGACGAGGGCTGAGGCTGGGGCGAGTGGTTCGAGCTGGCGCTGGGGGCTCGCGCTATTTCTTCGGGGGTGGCCGGGGAGGAATGTGAGACGTTGCTGTGGCTGCTCAGGACGCTCGCCTGCGCGCTGAGGCTGTAACTGCTCGGGGAAGGGGGCAGACCTGCAATAAAGTTGCAATCG
This window contains:
- the LOC136341853 gene encoding forkhead box protein L2-like; amino-acid sequence: MNEVHLPEALNFAERPGDNNNIHPHILSTDLLNTDLHKIKSEPDVGNYPLPSLSSTLSLHPHGLPPSPSSYSLSAQASVLSSHSNVSHSSPATPEEIARAPSASSNHSPQPQPSSSTTPTNGGATSLSKPPYSYVALIAMAIQASPLKRATLSEIYAYITSKFPFFERNNKKGWQNSIRHNLSLNECFVKVPREGGGERKGNYWTLDPQYEDMFENGNYRRRRRMKRPYRSAQAYPKAFFGDPLTQHGITSLPRNIFTTPTGYPPTAYSRYEPTWMAPTQLASYSTCSSAGYPQQGYPPPAPFSPCSVRQEAPRYPPYWPPTDSEYSPGPHNSPSTDPQLLLQW